catctgtcatcccaatacattttactttttgtttggCGGGTGTTGATGtacgattgccatcttggctaggcccccaggtaaCTACTGCGAGTTTCTATACCTAAATGCCGGACACTTTCTGTTGCTTGTAAGGACAAGGAAAAACATAAACTTTCCTGTCCGTCAGCAGAAAGTGCCCGGCGACCGGATAGATGTAACAGGATTTTTTCCGGAACTGAAACCGAATGTTTGGTTTTGCTCTGGTCCCCCTGCCGTGgatccgggtatgtccttaaactacgtccaaaagagaggtacttatgggcactgtgaatgtcatctcgcttgtgtggtagggcacaacacagcggatgtcattccagatctagagcagagcccaactggggaagtacctccaccttacagaaaaccgcagccaaataacactagaccctactcagtgttgtgttcctgccggtaaggttgccagatctCAAAGGGGGTGccgggtgttagggtcggcaacgcgcatgtaagacctctggagttgcaggcgtccataagctacggtaaccgtttaccgtcaggcgggccatatgcttgtttgccaccgacattgtataaaaaaagtggCGGCCGACACCTTCGGCCGATATATCATTTTTATAACGGAACCAGCCGAAACTGAAACTCCCGTCGGGCACTAATTGGTAATAATAATCCCTTATaatgtaggtagtaggtacagtcgaggaaattgattctttagcagttaacgtgtctcgttacaatggacagctcttaccataagtatgtacagccaaatttacttgaaccgcaagttgctaaagaatcaatttccgcgaccgtacatAATAAGTTTCGAAACTCTTTGGTCCACATGTTACTGAAGTCTaaacacaataattatttactaataaatagcAAAATACAGTAATGTGCACCCATACCTTTTTGTGTTCCTTTAAGTAATTCGAGCGTAAATTATCAATTTTCTTCTTTAACATATTCATAGTACATTCTTCATCCCAATTGCGATAAATTCTTAGCATCGCTTTGTACCCTCTTTCCCTTACtgctttattaaaatattcttCATGCTCCTTCTTCCAGAGAAACGGCAGTTTTCTATACTTCTCTATTACAGCTCTTATAATTTCTTGTTCCATTTTGGACTTCTCCGCCTTGATTGACATGACTGGATACTGTGGGTAAATCAAGATGGCGGCCTCAAACACGGACGCGTTAAAACAAAATGGCCGCCGAGCGCAAGAAACACGGACCCTACGTCCGCTCTTCGCGCTGGTTGCGCGCGTACTGACCCCCTCAACCCCTCACCGCTTTCATGTCCCGAGCACACACGATCCGTTGAACGGAGAGCGTCGACTCGGTAGAAGGCGTCCGACCGGCGCGACGGTAAATGTAAGTTTAAACCTTATCGCAATGCacaaaggttgatattgggctaaCGCCGCGCGCGTCGAAGTCTGTGACGATTAAAGCACAGCGCTGAATACGTCTACTCTACAACGGACGGCGGTGGAAAGTGTCCGACGGAACGGAATGGCTGCCAGCGTAATAGGGTCAACGGTCCTGTGCGCCGGATACGGCGCGTCGATAACGGCATAGATTACCTCCTACAGACTTCGCGTTTTTAAACATTAGCAAGATATgcttaagtagatttttttaatatgtaatattGTATCGCAAGCTACACCActtttacatgtagttttataATAAACCTTGGAATCGCCACGgtacaatttaattaaacagtatttataagtaattttaaagtaatcgttgaattaaagtaattaaaaaaaatagtagtgctattattattaatgcTACTTTGAAAGTTTAGTTTCAATTAAATCTTTTTTGATTTGTCAATagctcaattttttttctcttttgtaTTTACTTGAGCATAAGTTTGTGAACTGAACAGAAATAAGACGTTGTACTCTTATACAACATCAGTAGGTACGGTATGGCGAATATCTATTGGCACGCGATTCGTCCCATAACGCTCCATCTAGTGCTATGTAATCTGTGGTTACTTCGCAAAACAAGTGGAAGGAATGATAAGTCGAGAAGTGATATTGTTTAcgaaataacaatattatattaaagtaaCATTGTCTCAAAATCCGGTAAAATAAGGTtggtttattagttttaaatagATTCGATTTTGCAcctgttatttttaaatgatggtggttgaagcgctggtggcctagcggtaagagcgttcgacttgcaatccggaggtcgcgggttctaaccccggctcgttacaatgagtttttcggaacttatgtacgaaatataatttgatatttaccagtcgcttttcggtgaaggaaaacatcgtgaggaaaccggagtaaTCCTAACTATGCCTAGTTTACccactgggttggaaggtcagtcgctttcgtaaaaactacctagtgcctacgccaaaccttgggattagttgtcaagcggactctAGGTTCCCATGAGCCTTCGCAAAACgacgggacaacgcgaagaagatgtTTAAATGattgtgtaaaataataaagctagtaagaccaagctaagttggcaacgatttttatagtccagcagtggcagcatggttccatttttaatatttttatcacttatcactatgcctgtcactttcgcgcttacatacttgttagaacgtgacaggcatggtgacaaatgataaatagcCGACCATGCCCAACGACATTGCCCaacagcctgtgcaagtgttaagtaaacgtcataatttcataaaattttgacgtttaaaacatAAAACTTGTACCCaacagcctgtgcaagtgttaagtaaacgtcataatttcataaaattttgacgtttaaaacatAAAACTTGTACTGTATGGGCTGTCgaaatagctgccaacttatcttggtctgactctaactaTATTAAATGTTCAATATGGTGGATCATTTTTGATTTTGTCAGTAAAACACAATTATTcacaaataacaattttaattttcaatatagAATGCTTGGAATAGTCACAAATGACGACAAAAAGGGAAGGCCTATCACAACAGCAGTCACAACGacctacttatataaaaaaaaaaaattatgcttaCAATATAATGAACTTAAATTCTAGCCACTTCCGTCACGAACaatgcgaaaaaaaaataacaaaacaaaaatattaatcgTCAGACGCAAAACTGTTATCCAGATATTGTGGTTCCGTGTCAGGAGTGTCAGGATTCACAACTTgtgaattttcatttaatttactaAGTCTGGCAAAAAATATGGCATCCGATATAAGTTTCTGACAGATCACCAACTGATCTCCTTTTAGATCCTTCAATTGATGGCCGACGGATTTCCCGTATGTAATTTCCCAGGGTTCAGAACGTTGCATTGGGAGGAATTTTCGTGCTATGTCTGATGGATGAGATCTTCGGTCCATCATTGGTCTTTCCAGTTTTCTTTTTCGGGTGATAGGTTCTGTCTTTACGACTGTTTCCTCGTTGTCCGATGTTTGCTGTAAATAgatataagttatttattaaaagggCGTTAAGAATATGAATTGAATTAAGTTTTTAGTTATAAACTATTTAGCTAGGTTTCATATTTAAGAAGAGAAATGTTATCataaaggagtgtacaggtttttaaagggtcggcaacgcgcatgcaatACCTCTGGTgtagcaggcgtccataggctacggtgactgcttaccataaggcgcGCCGTCGGGCCGttggtttgccaccgacgtggtataaaaaaaaatcacacagaAAGCTAAAAAAATCTcgcattgttttaattttttaagtgaTAAGTACATCACTAGTAGATAGAGATACCAACCGGTATccacaaattaattattaaaaaaaagccttATCAACTActtacacaatttattttaactgaATATTATGTATccttttttatacttattttaattggtttgtaaatttaaaatgatatgtttatgtgttttacaagcttttatttactttcacctgaccgttgtctgtttgtaatcaaatcttgcaagataaatttgatccacttcccggtttccgattgagctgaaaatttgcatacatatgtaagtcgggtgacaatgcaatattatggtaccatcgagctgatctgatgatggagacaagaggtggacataggaactctgtgataaaacaacgcaacctaattgtgtttggggtttttagaatttgctcgatgagtattagttgcctgtggaaagaaaagtacagtcagcgatagaagcttgtaccaaaaatgaaacttttgccaaaaacttattaaactaAAAGTTGATAGGAAAtctatttaacaaattaattataatgttaAAATTACTGAATCGTCACCAGCATATggattttttatataccacgtcggtggctaccaagcatacggccggcctgatggtaagcagtcaccgtagcctatggacgcctgcaacaccagaggtattatatgcgcgttgccgaccctttaaaaacttaaatctgTTTGTAACAGATCAGTTTACAGAATTTTGACCCTTGGGGACTTTATACATTGAGGATAATTTAGTTTTGACAGTTAGAGATGTTTACACCTCTAaatggttttagatttttttttggatctgtctgttttttttttgcgtttcgacatttagagactttatacatctcaaCCAATGATTTTTCTGGTTGaagcatttatttttttgtttttggtcCATAACCTGTTAATCAGAATACACATCTGTgttgagatatttttgagcaccttatTGTTCTCTCTGGATCTCATGACAATTTCGACAACTACTCAAAaaacagcggtgtcacgcacacgaattcgaaccaatcgtataggtaaaaaacttaagtaagtcacctgttgtatgtagttgtgacgtgttcgaatagacaatacatgtttaaaagacacacacaaacaaaacaaatgaccTATACAGTCTAACGCCataacgcgattggttgatgagtgcGTATCACGCGCACGATTGGtagcaactagttgcgttagaccgCACGAATCCGTAAGTGACACCGATGAACTAATACCAATCTTAGTGCCCATCCGTAGACATATGTCAATGGTAAAAGACaaaatagatataatatttgACTTAAGTACCTCGTTTTGTTCATTTTCTAAAGGATCTTGCGAATCTTGCTCGTCCACATTAGCCCCTCTTTTGTTCAGGAATGTCAGTAAATTGTAATACCACAGATTTGGCACATACAATCTTTTCCCCGCTTTTTGTGATGCTATAACctgaaacaaattatttattaatgttttatacataaaaaaaaaaacaaattcattataactgaattgtgaATGTTGGTCTCCAATTCTCCATAAACGTAtgtatacttacaaaaaaaacattgattacATATTGATTATGACATTTGTGTGTAATATCACGCTGCAATCTTGATGTAGTAATTTTGCTGACTGCACTACAGCAGAAAATgtcaaaaaggtaattttatccagacatttatattaaatttgacgtttcctgcagtaatgtcgTCGGCAGTATTACCTACTGAAGCAGTTTTACACTGCGATATTATTGTCAACTGCATTGCCTCCGCAAGTATAAATCGACATTGATGCTCGGATTTTTGATATTTGCGGCACCGATCAAAAACCAAATCATACCTTTTTCTTTTCCTTAAAATAATTCGAGCGTAAATtctctattttcttttttagaGCTTGCATAGTACAATCTTCATCCCAATCGTGATACATCTCTAGCAACACTTTGTATCCTTCTTCTCTGGCTGCTTTATTCAGATAATCTTCATCATCCCTCTTCCAGAGAAATGGCATACTTCTATACGTTTCTAATACTGCTCTTATTACTTCATGTTCCGTTGCCTTCGCCATGACTTCGAATCAATGCACAAACACTTAAAAAGGCTGCTCAAGTCGGACGCGTGAAAACAAGATGGCAGAGCGCAAAAACACAAAGTCCACGTCCGCTCTGCGCGCTGGTTGCGCGAGTACTGACGTGTTTATTACATCTACACGGTCGCCGGGCACTAGTAATAGGGAGGCGGGCGCCTACAAAAAGAGCCCGACCGTGTAGATGTGATAAACGCTTGACTCCTTTTTACCGATTTTCGCTCCCGagcgattattattattacacgaACTGCGAGCCAATTCGAACATAGATTTTAACATAAGTAAACATAATGCAATTTTGTTATGATTGGGCCGTGTGTTCCGCTTTTGCTCGTAGTTTTCGTGCAGCGCGAGTGAGAAGTGAGACACATGGGCGAATAGAGTACAAAATGacagttcatgtcatccacgtgTTAGATTATATTTGAAAATTAGATTTGAATCTAACCtgataacatgacaatacgaggtacgcgtcttcgtgaataacACGATGTATATGCAGGTACGTACGAATTGGCCTTATAAAAAGTTAACTTGCTCAAAACACCGGCTAGTTTAGCCACACCGTCAGTGTTTATAAGAAACGTCGTAAGCGACGCGTTCTAAATAGCTCTTACGTCGTACCTATTCCGTTCCGACATCAGTCGGCAGAACGGTCGGATAGCGATATCAAACAGCGATAACCACCGAGGCAGTGTGAGAATAGCAAAAGTGAACTTAAACTGTATACTTCGTGTTAACTGTTATATGgataattttacataaaaaatacttacagtacctaaattaaatttatacacCTGTATAGACGTtatataatcaattaatcaacaATATATTTCAAAAGTGACAAGTAAAATATGTCAACAACTATTTCTATCTAGGTAACGGCTATGATGAGGTCGCGAAGGTTGGTCATGGTCTATGAATGACACttgccatttaaaaaaaaaaacactcgatttcaattaaaaaaatcaccAGGAGGGCGATTTtcgaatttcgagcgctcgatttcgtttCGTCTCTCGAAAATCTgtagaaaacggcgaaatgatatttttgaagtaggagcgatagaaattgggtcCCGTGGAATTTACCACtcgtttttaataatataataatataatagtaatttaataatataatagtagaATTGAAATGCccagtagtggagatattattaaagggaCAACACGTAATCGAGCGAACGAAATTGAAAAACCGCCCCACTGACATTAGACTGCgtgatatatttataacaacgGTTTTGAGCCCAGTCTGTGTAAGTGTTacgtaaacgtcataatttcataaatgtttgacgtttaaaataacactggcactgtctgggatatcaaaatcgctgccaacttattttgaTTTCACTACttctacgtttgtttttttttcgaatttttaattaagtattatgACTATGAGAATCAGTATAACATTtaacaatttgtatgaaacctgttttacgctcctaattattacaaaagtcaaataaaaaaccggacacgTCAAAAATATTAATGGTCTAATAGGTAACAATTCTAAAAGTGTAATAATCAGTTTATAAATTAACTAAGTATGGCGTTATTTAGAGACACACTACAAGTCTCAATTCAATAACTAATATTAATGGTTGTCTTAATGTGTCAGTTTGACGTATAATTCTGTAAGAAAGGAATAcaagataatttaaaaattatattgaaaataatttacgtacctatttttaaataaatattaaatttaaacaaataaatgtagCAATGAAGTGaaacgtcaaaaaaaaatttaataaattgaggcttgtaaagttgtatagggagcgtgcatgaactgtaggaggcagcacaggagccgtcagatttttggcgcgaggcgtaaatgtgatgttttttgttccgatgtagtccacaagatggcagaacctactatgcataagaaaatacgtgacgtgtacatgtgcatgtttatggttccgattcaggccacaagatggcagaccctccaacgcgcacggtccctatacgcatataggtacctatatttttattataatacttatacaaCCTTCATCAAATGCATGATGTACTCATATCAAACAACAAAACGTCTGCAAAAGATGAtacataaatacgagtatagcgCCACCCGCACGCCTCTGCGCTGAATCTTATTCTTTGAACGTCGTTGCGTGCGATCGACCTGAGAGGGGTAGTGCGGGGGCAGAGCGCTTAGCTCCGCTCCGAGGCCCCGAACGCTCAAGTCAAGGCCATTGGGCCGAAAATCGTCACCAACTTTTACCAAGTTCCAAGTTTTAGACTTTTTGATGTCTGTGTACTTATCCTAGCTAACAGtacaaaatttcaactttctaggaCTACAGGAAGTACCCTGAGAATTATGATCATCAATGagtgagtgacgaaatcggggtcttttagatatcaataaaatctaaagtataagagctatgcaattgataTTTTATACGTTTACTAAGTCCGCTATCGATATCATATCCCTAGAATTtcgtttatctggtataatccaaacccaagtttaTGAGGGgttgaatataatatataaaacgacgaagcgcttcgagaataGGTGCTGGGTAGTGCCCTTGcacttcgcttggctcgtcggGGGCACCCTCGTGCCCTATCTGCTTTGTAGCCGTGCCCCAaggtacaataaaattagaacgagtagaatttttacatcaaatattctttattcatacataacaataaaatattgtgttctagatagcttaaaattaaaaataaaacattacatataATGAAGAAATTAAAGCTTGATTAGTGATCCCAAGatgatgatatatataatacttaagtagttttagggttccgtacccagagggtaaaacgggaccctattccGTCTGTctccaggctgtatctcatgaaccgtgataacaACAAAGAACAAACACTTGTTGCCGCtattacaacaaatactaaaaaatacggaaccctcggtaggcgagtccgactcgcacttgtccggttttttttttaattggagcATAACCTTGATTGCATATTAGTGGCTTTTGGGCGGCGGTTTCGTAAGACCCTTAGTCGTGAGAACTTTACCAGTTTGTTTACAGTATACACAAATCATTTACATTTAATGACATGTAACAGAAATACGTAAAAATGCAATCATTAGAGTCTGCCTGTAGACCTAACGATCACGATATTGCGAGAACCTCCCGCGGCGTCGTCGGATAAACAGCTGTGAAAATCGATTAACTACGCTATGACGAAGCATTGTAACTACACAGTGTGGCAGAAAATAGTTGCAATCCTTCGACCCTTCCTTAATACATACACTcgtgtattgtatatttattggtATATGAGGTATTGTTGTTATTTATatcacattattacacaaattgactaagtcccatagtaagctcaataaggcttgtgttgagagtacttagacaacgatatataatatataaatatttataaatacttaaatacatagaaaacacccatgactcaggaacaaatatccatgctcatcacacgaatacatgcccttaccaggatttgaacccgggaccatcagcttcgtaggcagggtcactgcccactaggccagacaggtcgtcaaaatatgATATATCTTTTGTAAACTGTAAAATTATCTGAGATACTTTACACAGGAACTTTACGATCAGCCTGATTTAACGAGCGGCCGCCTACACACTTTTGCTGCTGCTTCTTTGTAAGTATCAAAAACGGAAACAAGCCACCTTATCAACTGCCTAGTTAAATTGGTGGCTATGCCCTTCGTTTGATGTGGTTCTGGTCGGTTTGCAGATTAGGGTTCCGTGGAATGAACGGCATCGCTAATTTGAGCTTGTTATTGTAAATGCTTACCGTGTCTAACGCTTAGCTAAAGTCCGTGAGCCCTCCGTAGACAGAAAAACTTAGGGCATACCACGGGAAATCGTTTGTGCGCTCTCGTATATTTGCCTCTTGCATAttgtgtgtaaaaatatttcactttAGTATACATCTACACCTATCTCATCCAGATAATAAGAAGCTTTTCTTTAAGACGATGATTCTTGCAGTGTACTAATGGTCCATCATTTGGACTTTGTTTGcgccaatttattatttattaaaatacagttcTATTCTTAACATATAATCGTAGCCCTGCAAAACTCAACATTGAGTTTGACTGTGGGGTCGTCGGTCTCTAATAATGTAACTGAAATAACTTATGGTAGGAaattaattactacaatactgtaatgttttttagatttaaatttagtcttattATTTTCATGTCTTATAGCTTCAGGCAAACTGTTAAGTATGGAATTactaagggggcgtccattaatcgcgtcatacgtttttggcttgttttagaccccccccccctcccccatggtgatctttggtgatattttcaggaccccccccccccatccaatatgacgtgtatttttttcgataactaaagaacagttttctaacaaatgaacctaactattatttttattttattgactataatacagtatagcacagatgaaaaaaaaaaatacacgtgatacgtgtccatacccccccgtcccctgtggtgatcattggtgattttttgctgaccccctcccccccccctatacaatatgacgcgattaatggacgccccctaagggTTCTATCCCCGTAGTAGTTATACATTCTAGGAACGGATAGGTTCCCTGAAGTAGCCTTTTTAATGTAATCATGATTAACTGGTGTTAAGAAATCCGCTGAATGTGAAACGATGACTGTCAATAaccaatttttatattaaacatcagtttttgaaaactGACAACATTTtgccataaacaagagccaaagagctgcttaagtttaatatttcattaatatttgtatgtttgaaaattaatgccgccatacatcccatgactggagcaaaaaaccatagttttaattggttaataatattgaaaccaattgcagtagctttcattaaatacatagaaagcatagaggacgaattggacgtacaacttttaaagcataaaccGGTAGAAACTTTACAGATGttagtgaaatatcaaaaatactaatTTTTTTCTCTTAAGGATTGATTGGTGCCGTTACTTTAACTCAGTTTACCCTAGTATGTTAAAACtgttattatattgcacgcAACTGCATCAATCTAAGATCGAAGTCCTAGTAACAATGATACCTACTGAGCGATACGTCGTTCGTTAAATAGCGAACGTAACGCGACTCGCGAGCATCCAACCCGGCATAATCGATGTTCACAGCTGTTAGCCGGCCGCGCCGCGGGAGGTTCTGTTGCGGTGTCGGAGCAGAAGGGTTGCGGATAGTGGTTATAATTTTGTTGACGTCATTAGATGTTCGTGTGAGAAGCCACAAATCCagaaatgatttaaatataacttACTACTgcacttaataatgaacctccaggtctgtgattcttaagtatgttaagtactctacattgtacttcaaatccatttgtatatgtgactgttt
This Cydia pomonella isolate Wapato2018A chromosome 16, ilCydPomo1, whole genome shotgun sequence DNA region includes the following protein-coding sequences:
- the LOC133526603 gene encoding uncharacterized protein LOC133526603, with amino-acid sequence MAKATEHEVIRAVLETYRSMPFLWKRDDEDYLNKAAREEGYKVLLEMYHDWDEDCTMQALKKKIENLRSNYFKEKKKVIASQKAGKRLYVPNLWYYNLLTFLNKRGANVDEQDSQDPLENEQNEQTSDNEETVVKTEPITRKRKLERPMMDRRSHPSDIARKFLPMQRSEPWEITYGKSVGHQLKDLKGDQLVICQKLISDAIFFARLSKLNENSQVVNPDTPDTEPQYLDNSFASDDWVEGVSTRATSAKSGRRVRVSCARRPFCFNASVFEAAILIYPQYPVMSIKAEKSKMEQEIIRAVIEKYRKLPFLWKKEHEEYFNKAVRERGYKAMLRIYRNWDEECTMNMLKKKIDNLRSNYLKEHKKVLASQRAGGKLYVPTLWYYNSLTFLNNQSSNDNDDENGLQDPLEDDQSSDNEETTIKIEPYSIKVQQTSDDETIAKNEHTLSARKRKLARLLERPHPSELGRRFLPNFPRNESWEITYGKAIGHQMKDLKGEQLVICQKLISDAIFFAKLNKLNENSQVVNPETGPAFIEHSYATSD